The Silene latifolia isolate original U9 population chromosome Y, ASM4854445v1, whole genome shotgun sequence sequence acacacatcttgtaaaattgcatataacaacatactaaatttccatgaccagattcgaaataaacTCATATTAacatattttcccatttaaatacgattttaaattgaaaaatccatatttcgagcaaaacaactcattttatcatgattatttacaggccatcagtagataatatatgtgaaaacatatccaaaaaacactgaaaaaatcgaagtttagctatttttagtccaaaaatgacttttttatcataaaaatcacattttaaggccattattatataaaatgaaaaataaaatccataaacaaaccaaaatgtcctaaaaatcacttaggaccagaaacttttaacatgaaaatttattttaaggtttatcttcataaaaccaaattaattagttttgtatgttaatcatataactcggaaaaagtataaaccgatttgcatgcaaacaacctaaagctcttgataccgcttgttataatttttaatttcattaatttacatattcatatatgtgagaaattatttagtcataaaataattacaaatcttatgcatgcaaacataaatagaagtagagaagaaatcatcaatccttactatgatagtttcggattttgggcacaagtaagatctccttcttacttgttcttgagctttccttatatggatgaacaaatgatccaaagaagaatccctcccaaaagtgaatactcAAGATGACCTCTTAAacgactaatattattagaactagaacaatattaatcttactaaaattgacccaaaatatttgtttttgtctcttgtaatttcggccaggAGGAAGGATTTTGAAGATTTTAtatctctaatttttcataagatgtagagagtatttttatatttcttacactagaaaatataatGTAAAATTGTGAATGAAAATAATAGAGGAAATACTCTCTATTTCCCCTTGGTAAAACCGGTGGTGAGagggaagggtgccctatgcatgggcttgtttttctacccaagaagataggtatgcaaggctagtccttagggttaataatcatgttcctatttaaaataaaaaaaacacaatattaatcctcatactcccaccattttcggcacttataagataaaatgggttccattttatctttgtcaatttgtctattttgtcacaatgtcacatgtaacatgtttatgtctcacatttatgtatttttaacatattaaaaatcaacatactaataaaaatatgtcatatacaaaatcgactagtaattcgtaattacttgtaccaaaatggtttattgaCTTATAAAtaacaacgtcttgtatttataataaattattcattcaatttcaattgtttcgtaaacaataacattacctaagtaataaaacaatttgattacttaaaccgtatcttatttaatcgaattacaataagaaacGTCagtaatactcacaaaatcgtccgtcaattttaagcaatttaattaacccgtatcgacattcggtcaattaaataatcaattaagagtgtcaccttttaggtatgacctaaggggatcaactgatcaccaccgtcgcacgacagtaatgtcaaactctagtcagccaatcattaccgatatgtgtggaccagtagACTGTAAATGATATTACAtaccacatgtattcttaaaatgagatttaaacatgtgatcatcataatCAACATTTGTGAtggcattattgtcggaggacacatattccaacaaacatGATCTCCACAATCCAATCCGCTAAGTTATGTAGAAACGAAAACAGTAGAATGaccctccaatttgctcccagacTAGGGCAGAGGTGTCATAACAGCAGTATACGACTCAATACTAGTACTAGAGAGATCCTCGTTGGGGTCTATAGAGGGAATAGCGTTGCACGGCATGACTTGCATGGGCGCCCTGCGAACACTGAACTGGGTGAATGTCAAATCCTCCCCACCCACCTGAAAGTTCAAAGTCTTAGCCCCGACATCAATTATTGCATGAGCAGTAtgcaaaaatggtcttcccaaaataatgagAGTGTATGAGTCCTCAGGTATGTCTAAGactacaaaatcaacgggaataaataaTTTCCCGATCCTAatagggatgtcctctaagagtTCTAACGGCCGTGATAATGAGTGATCACCCATTTGTACGGTCATGTTTATGCATTGaaattttgtcaaaccaagtctcttcgCAAGAGACAGGGGTAAGATTAttacgctagctcctaaatcgcaAAGTGCATTATCAATCAAGTAAGTCCCAATATGACagggaattgaaaagctacccgaGTCAGCAAATTTCGGTGGAGTCTTATTCTAAAGAAGTGCAGAGCAGTCCTTAGTCAAAGCCACCGTTTCAAATTCATCAAAATTCCTCTTACGTAAaagaatttctttcataaattttgagtaagagggtacctgggtgagTAATTCAGCAAGCGGCACATTAACTTTAAGACTTCGCAGAAGATCAGCAAATCTACCAAATTGTTGTTCCGGCTTTGTCCTCCGTAGCCTCCCAGTAAATGGAACTTGGGGCTTATAGGAATTATCTTCATTCATAGATTTATCATCCAAATTAGATTTAGATGAAAAATCACCATTCTCAGCAttaatgtcactcgatcgagcaactacaCCGCTTGATCAAGAGCTTTTCTCAGaattattgctcgatcgaacagtttgggGTGATCGATCTAGAAGCTTGTCTTCCTCAGTGCTCGATTGAGCATTATTAtcccttcgatcgagcatttctttattaaacttgctcgatcgaccatcagaaactggtcgatcgagtacaccatGTGAATCAGTCACTATTTcgtcaaaagacgacttcccATGAACAGTAGCTTCAACCTCCGAGTCTGAAAATTCAGCATTCTCCTTTGGCATTTTGGGTCCCTCGTAGGAAAGACCACTCCTCAAATTGATCatatttaccgtctcatgtggtttcTTGTCAGGTTGTGATGGTAATTGGCCTGGTTGTCTTGAAGCTTGCTTAGTAGCCAATTGAGCTAATTGGGACTCAAGCAATTTAATAGAAGCATCCTTTGCTTGGTCACTTTTCAGCATTTGAAGTGCAAGTGATTGCACCATCGACTTCAACTCGGCTATATCATTATTAAACTAGAAGAAGTACCTTTCTTATGCGGCGGTGGGAAAGAAGAAGGCTTTCGAAAGCCTTGTTGTTGATTTTTATGCAGCGGAATATAGGCTTGTTGTTGCGGCGGTGGAGGTATAGGATTCAAAACATTTTTGCTagaccacctcaaattgggatgaactTCAGCTTGATTATTAAAGTAAGAGCCTCCTTGCCTAAATTGTTGAAAGGCATATACTTGTTCCTTCTCAGCTAAACACTCCACTGCATTATGGCCATCATCACCACATCTCTCTTATGAGACGGTCTCTTGTCTagacaacaagtgaaccgtctgttgatttcCTGCAGCCTGCGCCTCTAGCTTATCAAATcttgcattcatggcttccagttgagccacaactgcactatTATCTCCAGCGACTGTTCTAGTACCACTCcttggattcccatattcagcacaatggggaGCCATCTCCTTTCTAATGTGccagcccttatcatcatcgatattcttctgaaatctttcattggctgcagcatctaaaatagcacggtggtcaacatacaacccattgtagaactggttgcacaaaaaccactagCAAAACCCATGATGTGGGACAGACCTAACCAACTTATTAAATCTACTTCATGCTTCATACAAGTTCTCAGTTGGATTCTGTTTTAAACTTGTAATCTGCCCTCTGAATGCATTAGTTTTCTATGGCGGGTCGTATCTCTTATAGAAAGCAAGAGTTAGGGTATTCCAATCAGTAATTTCTGCTGAAGTCTTTTCCAAGTCAGTTAACCATTCCCGGGCTCCATCAGTAAGAGAAAAAGGGAACAAGACTTCCTTAATCTTCTCTTGgatcactcccttagtagcaggAATAGTAGAATAGTAATCCATGAAGATCTCCATATGCTTTCttggatcctcaccagctactcctcTGAACAGGTTTCTCTCCACCAAATTAATATAAGAGGGCGAATATCAAAAGTACTCCCCTCATTAGTTGAAAGCTTGAAACCCTTATTAATAgaatcagctgtcggctcagaatgagtAGCAATGTTAGGCACTTCGCAGATTTAGTAACGGTTGAAGAAATAGATTTGTGTTGCTCTAAAGACCGAGCTTCTGCAAAAGTGAAATTATCTAGAACTGGGACAagagtactcaaggcttcctctcGACGAATTTCCCTCAATAATTTTTGTCTACGGTGAAATGTCCTCTCTGGTTCAGGATTAGCTAGCACTAACTCTAACCTGttggacctgggcataaacaaaactaagagaAAAGAATAAGTGTAACACCCAGGATCTTTAGGAACGTTGTTGACCGACTTATTGACCAAGCAGACCGCAGGGATGGATAGCGTAGGATCAGACTGGTAATAATAGGAGATGTATaggttagttactcgacctagcggaggccactcggccgagtatcaccaatactcgaccgagtggagtctactcggccgagtgttcttatactcgaccgagtatgactgctgtcgacgcgtttttataaatgcgagttcgcgagattcatttctatttttctcatttcctcgacagtttctctttctctaaccctagaccatcACCCTACTCAATCACTCCATAGCCTCATACCTCTAAGGAGTTAGCCTAACCCCTACCATGGGAACGTCGGGACTCGCGGAGCGAGGTGATCGTGAatggtggttgtctatgtcgtcaccgatgtgcaaggttaggtaagttgctgccttgtgtccttttgtatgattatttgagtatagttgtgtaataggatatggttacctTTGTTAGGGTGCTTAATGGAGTTGTGCGTGGCTATAGatggaagtctttcatgctttgttatgaggtagggtctccctactcagtctactgttaattgaattgaattctatgattgtattgtgaatcatggctatccgctgatcatcggagtatagtggtTGTGGTAGTGTTGACGTTGtcgtgtgacagctgtgatgttgtgattgagattgtggtggagtcacttgcgggagtggcttcacaccctagttcgccctccgtggaacccgccacgggaggggatgtgcacattaagggacagggactgttagtcgctcgtgaggagctggactaggtggggatgggctgcggtcacccactggcggcgaggattacctgttgcgatgggtaatctggcaggactacacactccgTGTGTAGTCGGTGTGTATACGAGGTGAtgagttgggatagtggatgatcagctatttactttattgttttacCTTATATTTGATTAGCCAAGATCGACCCGTGTTGTTTTATggtgtctgcggtgatccattcggggatggtgagcggttggCTTAGCGGTATTGTTGATTACTGCTGGGGATTGgaggatcgagtcatcacgctactggtctagagatgtagaatcacaagtgttgtaattgaacTGTGTTCTAGGGAACTTGAATAGAATGGCATTGTAACAGATTCTCTAATgatataatattgttcttgtattgtctaatttgatctacctcctcgggaaaccgagatggtgacaccgtcatatactggaatggtccttggtaaggcgttctggtgtacggggggtgttacaaagtggtatcagagccgacgattttggaacctgaactaaggaaaataatgaacatagggtgtcaattaaaatgaacctggtgtatgtacgttgggagccccagccgatgctagattttgggtgagtaggcgccctcatttcaaaatcatggccccatcggacttaaaccagacacgggaaaagggtagctagtgtGAGTTGTGGATTGCTAAGtgttgtgtgctgtgtgtatctataGTGTGCGTACTTATTAATAGAGCGATATAAGTTAGTTAGAGGTGTAGAAAAGTGGAAGTGAATATGGAATTATTGCAATGTGTGATCAGTGACAACTGAATCAATTTGTTTTATTTGGAATGTGTTAGGTGTAAAATTATTGGATTGCAAATGTGAATAAGGTGTGTGTCTGGTGGTTAGCGGAAGTAGAAATGATGTGATATAGAACTAAACTTGGTAATTACCATAATTGGATTGTGACATGTGCCTTATGGGTACAAAAAATAGTTTCTTGGTATAGTGAGGGATAAAGTGAAAGTAATGATTGTCTAGAGATGAATGTGCAGATATACGTGTTGTTGTGTGTTTACGTGGTAGGAATCAGGCTTTAATTGTGACGAGCCGGAATCCCGAACTCCGAACGATGTTATTTGGTTTTGCGAGCACAAAGAAAAGTTACGACTCCTTCCTTATTTCGAAAATTAGATTGAGTAGatgcgagtactcgaccgagtggaccaaactcggccgagtgtcgggGTTACATAACCAAGTGCCCATTTTGTTAGGATAATAATCCATTCTGGTCctcaaaactcgaccgagtaagaatggtactcgaccgagtattgcacactcggccgagtatcgtaagcactcgaccgagtagtgaacactcggccgagtattcccaacactcgaccgagtgttgctgTAGCAGGCCAattgcgggttatacaaaaaccctaaattcgtgcctttctttcttatttccgcctcccatcatcatcttttcttctctctaaaactccatactcctcttctctcaagcttttgggtaaaatCTTGGTGCCACACTTGTCCTTAGTTGCCCTAACTCAGTTTAAGGTAAGATGTAAACTCAAATTCCTTTATTGTTTTCAAAGGCATTGTGTATTAGTATACTATATTTCGATTTCTTGCTAAAAACAATCTGAATCTTGTCCTAAACTATTTGATTTTCGAATGTGAACACATATAGAACTTGTGTACATCTTTGGTTGATTGATTTCATGAGGTAAAATTTACTTTCTGAATTCTAGGGTTAACAAAACGAAATTCTTCTTATTGTTGATGAGTATTTCCTGATTTGAAGCAATTTGAAAACTTAAAACTAGGTGAGTTGTAAAATACATGGTGATTTCTGATAGTTTATCTTCCAAAGCTTATTCCAAAATCGATATACAAGTAGAACAGTCCGTCTTTTGTGTTAAGAACTTTCAAGTGTCGATCCTTTGTTAAAAATGTTTtttcttgcagtatggtgaaaactagaGGTTTACCCAACAAGAGACCTCGCGCGGAGGTCCAACTCGAGGTTGGGCAAGGTAGCAGTGAACCGGTTGTACCGCCGGTGGCGGCTCACCCATCAGTAATTTTCGCTAACTTTGATCATCGTAAGGCTTTCGTGGCTCTTATGCGtcgtccttttcgccccacccgttgTGTCAACCCTAGTATTCTTGAGACTCTGGGGATTAAGGAAGACATAGttcacattttcaaaattttgggcatggaggggttgtatcacttgAGAAAGAAATCATACCCTCACTTGACCctagagtttttgagttcttttgtgtatgataagaagggaaagaccgtctcttttcgtctcatgaatagggatcatgagcttaccctggaTGAGTTGGCTGACCATTTAGGTTTAGAGGCTGAGGAGGATGACTACCTTAGTGacgtggccaagaacagtggCGCACCTCAGTACCTACCTTATTTGACCGGACCCGCCCCTACCGTCGCTGCCATGCTTTGATTAATGATATTCAAcacgtttcccttcgtatgtttctaagGATGTTGACCTGTCTACTTTACTCGAGAGAGGACGTGAGTAAACTCAACTCTCACGAGGTCATGCTTCTTGTGTCCTACCTTAACCTCCACCGCCGGAAACCGTTTTACTACAGTGCCCCTggtatagtgtgctctagtcGGAGCGCATGGCACGGCACGAGACCCGAtttattgcttgcggggccatagtgacccgcctagctcggcGGGACCGGCcgactttgaggccccacctcctgaggggaatgagtatgttgAGGTTGTACCTACCATAGACGCCCAGTATTGGCGTcagaaccgatggttgaggaagatggatgatgggtcgtatgcttggagggtgagagggactatgtggatggtgcttccgaCCCACTCAtctccttgttgttgatcatttggccgaGTGGGAACCTTGTGGCATCCCTGACCGAGCCCCGGTCTTACCCGATTGACCCGCGGATCCTTCCGGGACTTACCCGAGCCTGTCACCGTGCCGAGGGGCGGCGGCAgcacctcccccacctagggAGCGTCGTGGAGTTAGGCACCTAGGGGAGACCCGCTTGTGTCCGAGCCCTCTTACTCTGTTCCCGACTCTTACCCTTACCACCCCTACCAGTTCTCGCCGTACCCTACGGTGCATGACTCTAGGATGCAGCCTCATGAGCTGGCTGAGCGGATCtcttctactttggtgctccgcaaccttcatgagatgacccttaatcGGGGCATCGGGACCGATTTGGCACACtgtttggtggagaggaccgggagtggatacgggagtgttccacgattatggggtggacccgagtttcggagacctccggaggagaccgagtttgctacctcgcgggaccgtgggagCCAACTCCCGGCGATCACCGGGAGGGGACTACTCGGCAGCGCAGGTTTTCCGGTGCGGGGAGTTCAGTGCGAGTACCTCTCAGCGCGGGTGGCgttgatgacatggaggagggtcctcgttcTTTGATCTTGGATGTTAGACTGATTTAGTTGATTTCTTGGATGTTAGACTTATTTGGTGGTGATAGACTTGTTTTGTTGTGTCAGATTTATTATCTCTTCTTTAGATGTTGCTTTCGGTATTTGGTATTTTTCGTTGGATGACTGTatctggccataaggccgttagttAGCTAATTATCGTAGGCGGATGTGTGGAATGTCGACTCTGGTTGGGATTTGTTATGTTTGTTACTGCTGCGGAAAGTATTGTGCAGGTTAATTGTGAATACTCTATGTAAAATCGTTAAAACGCCCTCTGGATatgaaaactcggccgagtatacgccgtactcgaccgagtagagctcactcggccgagtaaacaaattcactcgaccgagtattgcccactcgaccgagtagccctcatactcggccgaatgtTGAGGTAACAGAAGGCACTGGTGAAGTTTATATGATAACTGTATAGAGGAGTGGTCCATGTCTTATCACGTTATTTTATACCATAATAGTCCACATAGGTGAATGATAGTTATACCATGGAAACGTGATtgagaatgttttgtgttacgacgTTGCTTGGTTGTCAGGAACTTGAGTGGTTTCAGGGAGGAAGACTCGAACCATTGAAATTATGTGAAAGGTAACACCTTACGCAACCAGCGTAGTGGTTGTAATAAGTCTTATATGGAGATATGTTTGGTTACAGTGATAATTACCTCAACGATTTTCGCGTCACACTGCCATTTCTCATTAATTATACGGACCGTGTCATACGTTATTAGGTTGCTGTAATGTTTTGGTCCTTATGAGTCACGAGTATGTAGTGTCATAATCTGGGGTATGCTACAAGGGTCTATGAGTAATGTCACCGTCATGGGGTGCGCGGTAGCTTTAGTTaatagtgaacttcggggacgaagttcctttaagaggggaagagtaatgtcgcagaaTTAAGTATTTAGTTATGTAAGATGTGTGTTTAGTTATATCTATGattttggaatcacatgtatgtaGTTAGCATTCGAAATTTATGTTCATGTTTCCTTGAAGCGATAGCTTATGTCGATGTTTCCTTGAAGCGATAGCTATGTGGTATTCGAGTAATATAAAGATTATACTATACACGGGGGTCTCAACTCAAGTGTTATGacaagtattttatttatgaaaaaTGTATCTTAATTATGTATAAGTGGTTAATTTTATGAAATATTTAGAATCATATGTATGCTAGGTATGCTCACATTCGGGATTACTGGTTTACAATCATGTTCTCTTTAAGCTGCATCTATGTTGCATTCAATTAATATGAAAAGTTTTATGGCGCAAGGGTATCAAGTAATATGAAGATTCGATTCAATTGATGATAAATGATATACGTGTTCGGAATGTGGTGATGGTGTATTTATGTGCTTCGCAATGGTGTATCGCCTTGCATTCGTGTATTTAAATATAAACGTATGGAACGTGGTAGTACAAGTGTGTATGGTTTTCTTACATTGTGTAAAGTGTTGCAATTGCATATTTGTGTAGGTATAGGGCGAATACTTGTGTTGTGAATAGGTTCTTGTTTAGAAAGGTAGCTGTGATAGATGATTGTCGTCGAGTAAGTTAGTTGATGGTAATGTATGGATATTGTGAGTTTGTGTACCTTTGTGAAGATGGTTAAGGTCACGGTATGTAATATTGCAGGGAGTGTcgtgcgggctgaacttcggggacgaagttcttttaaggggggaagattgtaacacccaggatctTTAGGAACGTTGTTGACCGACTTATTGACCAAGCGGACCGCAGGATGGATAGCGTAGGATCGATTTGGTAATAATAGGAGATGTATaggttagttactcgacctagcggaggccactcggccgagtatcaccaatactcgaccgagtggagtctactcggccgagtgttcttatactcgaccgagtatgaccgCTTTGTCGACGCGTTTTTATAAatgcgagttcgcgagattcatttctatttttctcatttcctcgacagtttctctttctctaaccctagaccatcACCCTACTCAATCACTCCATAGCCTCATACCTCTAAGGAGTTAGCCTAACCCCTACCATGGGAACGTCGGGATTCGCGGAGCGAGGTGATCGTGAatggtggttgtctatgtcgtcaccgatgtgcaaggttaggtaagttgttgccttgtgtccttttgtatgattatttgagtatagttgtgtaataggatatggttacctTTGTTAGGGTGCTTAATGGAGTTGTGCGTGGCTATAGatggaagtctttcatgctttgttatgaggtagggtctccctactcagtctactgttaattgaattgaattctatgattgtattgtgaatcatggctatccgctgatcatcggagtatagtggtTGTGGTAGTGTTGACGTTGtcgtgtgacagctgtgatgttgtgattgagattgtggtggagtcacttgcgggagtggcttcacaccctagttcgccctccgtggaacccgccacgggaggggatgtgcacattaagggacagggactgttagtcgctcgtgaggagctggactaggtggggatgggctgcggtcacccactggcggcgaggattacctgttgcgatgggtaatctggcaggactacacactccgTGTGTAGTCGGTGTGTATACGAGGTGAtgagttgggatagtggatgatcagctatttactttattgttttacCTTATATTTGATTAgctagtactgaccccgtgttgttttgtggtatctgcggtgatccattcggggatggtgagcagttggcttagcaggtattgttgattactgctgctgggattggagggatcgagtcatcacgctattggtctagagatgtagaatcacaagtgttgtaattgaacCGTGTTCTAGGGAACTTGAATAGAATGGCATTGTAACGTGATTCTCTAATgatataatattgttcttgtattgtctaatttgatctacctcctcgggaaaccgagatggtgacaccgtcatatactggaatggtccttggtaaggcgttctggtgtacggggggtgttacaataagaactttctcaaggaattaaaaatcccttgagactaaaacaaactaatgtaaaacaagtaaataaactaGTTGCCTCCCTGGCAACAGTGCCAAAATTCGATGAGGATtatcgcaacctatcaaaaataaaacctaacccTTATGCAGTAGAGGTAAGCTGGGTAtcatatccacagggaggcagtcGTTATCTACTCGTGATctagtctgtctaaggtcacaaattGAGGGTTTTTTGTtgatttgatttaactaaactaaatgaactaaatttaaaacaataatagaaataacaattaaaactaGCAAGAATGAAAAAGAGTCTGATCAAATAGGGAGAAAGATGCTAGGATGCC is a genomic window containing:
- the LOC141627990 gene encoding uncharacterized protein LOC141627990 gives rise to the protein MVQSLALQMLKSDQAKDASIKLLESQLAQLATKQASRQPGQLPSQPDKKPHETVNMINLRSGLSYEGPKMPKENAEFSDSEVEATVHGKSSFDEIVTDSHDNSYKPQVPFTGRLRRTKPEQQFGRFADLLRSLKVNVPLAELLTQNKTPPKFADSGSFSIPCHIGTYLIDNALCDLGASVIILPLSLAKRLGLTKFQCINMTVQMGDHSLSRPLELLEDIPIRIGKLFIPVDFVVLDIPEDSYTLIILGRPFLHTAHAIIDVGAKTLNFQVGGEDLTFTQFSVRRAPMQVMPCNAIPSIDPNEDLSSTSIESYTAVMTPLP